A genomic segment from Polyangium mundeleinium encodes:
- a CDS encoding DUF6312 domain-containing protein, which produces MEIRRIKGIKRIVIPQQAGTTGAASNSLQLVAGRRRKRKKLSKSSKFLEKVTRRAARSNRSVFDEYLARHDRSNRKKKNGWLKDLSKNVFKSSRKGRKSFKLSSLF; this is translated from the coding sequence ATGGAAATCAGGCGCATCAAAGGCATCAAGCGGATCGTCATCCCGCAACAGGCCGGTACCACCGGCGCCGCCTCGAATTCCCTGCAGCTCGTGGCGGGCCGCAGGCGGAAGCGGAAGAAGCTCTCGAAGAGCTCCAAGTTCCTCGAGAAAGTGACGCGACGGGCCGCGCGATCGAATCGGTCCGTCTTCGACGAGTACCTGGCCCGCCACGATCGCTCGAACCGCAAGAAGAAGAACGGCTGGCTGAAGGACCTCTCGAAGAACGTCTTCAAGTCAAGCCGCAAGGGCCGCAAGAGCTTCAAGCTGAGCTCGCTCTTCTGA
- a CDS encoding DUF6200 domain-containing protein encodes MATETVTNTKPAASAAAPSASAAEPIVIDMGKKKRKLVKKLRRGKPNRLMDRIQEVLQEARDAKAIPAGAQPVVIVVREKKNTKYGKMWGLG; translated from the coding sequence ATGGCAACCGAAACCGTGACGAATACGAAGCCGGCGGCATCGGCCGCTGCACCCAGCGCATCGGCCGCGGAGCCGATCGTCATCGACATGGGCAAGAAGAAGCGCAAGCTCGTCAAGAAGCTGCGCCGTGGCAAGCCGAACCGGCTGATGGACCGCATCCAGGAGGTCCTGCAGGAGGCGAGGGACGCCAAGGCGATCCCGGCCGGCGCGCAGCCGGTCGTCATCGTCGTCCGTGAGAAGAAGAATACGAAGTACGGCAAGATGTGGGGCCTCGGCTGA
- a CDS encoding ABC1 kinase family protein, which translates to MRFRLLFIFGLCLRVVWHLVMARIPKPAGPGGKYTPVRLAQLVRESAERLGGLWIKAAQIMAMRRDIFPKIFCDELAALHDRAVGFPGDVAVKIIEEELNCSIKDVFREFDVVPLAAASIGQVHVARLRDTGKKVAIKVQRPGIIESFRKDLAIFAGYLNFLKLIRFMPWGRWDEMFQKLQGTLADEVDYRIEAAAMRRMRRTLKQDKVYVPRVYSRYCSKRVLVMEFIDGVLMSDYIHALVDEPKRAKQWRKENNVKTKKVGERLFLNFLMQVLEDNLAHGDLHPGNIMLLKNSRIAFIDFGSVSVLDKGFLEKYRIAIRYVALRDFSKFFDVNLTMVPGVPNVDIEQMRSQVVRELEGWEALTDVKGIPYEQRALTGANVRLAAVFGTYKVPPNWGLLRLMRSSAALDASLKFLIPEVNFFKLTRRHFQRLNQRRAKFVTSKRSREALANTVGDLMRLPAGVGENLIFQGELIRKRAMSFQAQISKAAEVGKALLTTALNIGLIATVLVVARYLSKQHDVGTKAIAQLPLRDVFSSMPHVSPGVWIVVILLSLYLLQNLRKLVRVLGVTGVGSNPFL; encoded by the coding sequence GTGCGCTTCCGGCTCCTCTTCATCTTCGGGCTGTGCCTCCGTGTCGTGTGGCACCTCGTGATGGCGCGAATCCCGAAACCCGCGGGTCCGGGCGGCAAGTACACGCCCGTGCGACTCGCGCAGCTCGTCCGGGAATCGGCGGAGCGGCTTGGCGGCTTGTGGATCAAGGCCGCGCAGATCATGGCCATGCGCCGTGATATCTTTCCCAAAATATTTTGTGATGAGCTCGCCGCGCTACACGATCGAGCGGTCGGGTTCCCTGGGGACGTCGCCGTCAAGATCATCGAAGAGGAGCTCAACTGCTCGATCAAGGACGTCTTCCGCGAATTCGACGTCGTCCCGCTCGCCGCAGCTTCGATCGGCCAGGTCCACGTGGCGCGCCTCCGGGATACCGGAAAGAAAGTGGCCATCAAGGTCCAGCGACCCGGCATCATCGAGTCCTTCCGCAAAGACCTCGCGATCTTCGCCGGGTATCTGAACTTCCTCAAGCTCATCCGCTTCATGCCTTGGGGGAGATGGGACGAGATGTTCCAGAAGCTTCAGGGGACCCTCGCCGACGAGGTCGACTATCGCATCGAGGCCGCCGCGATGCGCCGCATGCGACGCACCTTGAAGCAGGACAAGGTCTATGTTCCCCGGGTCTACTCGCGTTATTGCAGCAAGCGGGTGCTCGTTATGGAGTTCATCGACGGCGTGCTCATGTCGGATTACATCCACGCGCTCGTCGACGAACCGAAGAGGGCCAAGCAATGGCGCAAGGAGAACAACGTCAAGACCAAGAAGGTCGGCGAGCGCCTGTTCCTCAACTTCCTGATGCAGGTGCTCGAGGACAACCTGGCGCACGGCGATCTTCATCCGGGCAACATCATGCTCCTCAAGAACAGCCGGATCGCGTTCATCGACTTCGGCTCCGTCAGCGTCCTCGACAAGGGGTTCCTCGAGAAATACAGGATCGCGATCCGGTACGTGGCCCTGCGTGATTTCTCGAAGTTCTTCGACGTGAACCTGACCATGGTCCCAGGGGTGCCCAACGTCGATATCGAGCAGATGCGCTCGCAGGTCGTGCGTGAGCTCGAGGGCTGGGAGGCGCTCACCGACGTCAAAGGCATTCCCTACGAGCAGCGGGCGCTGACAGGCGCGAACGTTCGGCTCGCCGCGGTATTCGGCACGTACAAGGTCCCGCCGAACTGGGGGCTCCTGCGATTGATGCGGAGCAGCGCGGCGCTCGACGCGTCGCTCAAATTCTTGATCCCCGAGGTCAACTTTTTCAAGCTGACGCGCCGTCATTTCCAGCGACTCAACCAGCGAAGGGCGAAGTTCGTCACGTCGAAGCGGAGCCGCGAGGCCCTCGCCAACACCGTCGGTGACTTGATGCGCTTGCCTGCCGGCGTCGGCGAAAACCTCATCTTCCAGGGCGAGCTCATCCGCAAGCGTGCCATGAGCTTCCAGGCGCAGATCTCGAAGGCCGCCGAGGTGGGAAAGGCCCTGCTCACCACCGCCCTGAACATCGGCCTCATCGCGACGGTGCTCGTCGTCGCGCGTTACCTGTCGAAGCAGCACGATGTGGGCACGAAGGCGATCGCTCAGCTCCCGCTGCGGGATGTCTTCAGCTCGATGCCACACGTCTCCCCCGGCGTGTGGATCGTCGTCATCCTGCTCTCGCTTTACCTGCTCCAGAACTTGCGGAAGCTCGTGAGGGTCCTCGGTGTCACCGGCGTGGGCAGCAACCCGTTCTTGTGA
- a CDS encoding transposase codes for MGRTREKQASLWVAAPSLPRSPGHRFYEKLNELLRENGFDRAMEAACAKYFEADGTAGRPSIPPGLYFRMLLVGYFEGIESERGLEWRCSDSLSLREYLGLLPGETVPDHSTLSKMRKRLGSEVFEGMFAFVLGVVNRSGLLHGKVMGVDSTYLRADASMKAIVRRETGEVYADYIKRLAKEEGIENPTMEDARRLDRKRKGKKTSNTDWKSPTDEDARIAKLKDGRTRLAYKTEHVVDMSTGVVVAAEVYSANEADPATMAQSLEQARTNVEQAKSSEERDSDDDPPPEGGSSDAEPERTVIEVVADKGYHKAELLLSLKVSGYRTYVPERIQSVRRWVDKGWDMQQAFYGNRNRVRRPKGRALQRKRGELIERTFAHACETGGMRRVRVRGRENVRKRYLAHIAALNLGLVLRQILGAGTPRALAAARKGSALAVLVIWAAMVALVRGTPRRLARFSRATWRGMYPHQMQDVGVAIGGA; via the coding sequence ATGGGGCGAACACGTGAGAAGCAGGCGTCGCTCTGGGTGGCGGCGCCTTCGCTGCCGCGGTCGCCGGGGCACCGGTTCTACGAGAAGCTGAACGAGCTTCTTCGCGAGAACGGGTTTGACCGGGCCATGGAGGCGGCGTGCGCGAAGTATTTCGAGGCCGACGGGACGGCGGGGAGGCCATCGATCCCGCCTGGGCTTTACTTCCGGATGCTGCTGGTCGGCTACTTCGAGGGGATCGAGTCCGAGCGTGGGCTCGAGTGGCGCTGCTCGGACTCGCTGTCGCTGCGGGAATACCTCGGGCTGTTGCCCGGCGAAACGGTGCCCGACCATTCGACGCTTTCCAAGATGCGCAAGCGCCTCGGCAGTGAGGTCTTCGAGGGGATGTTCGCCTTCGTGCTCGGGGTCGTGAATCGCTCCGGGCTCCTCCATGGCAAAGTCATGGGCGTGGACTCGACGTATCTCCGCGCGGACGCCTCGATGAAGGCGATCGTGCGGCGCGAGACGGGCGAGGTGTACGCGGACTACATCAAGCGGCTGGCGAAGGAGGAAGGCATCGAGAATCCGACCATGGAGGATGCTCGGCGACTCGACCGCAAGCGCAAGGGAAAGAAGACGTCGAATACCGACTGGAAAAGCCCCACCGACGAAGATGCCCGCATCGCAAAGCTCAAGGATGGCCGCACGCGATTGGCCTACAAGACCGAGCATGTCGTCGACATGAGCACGGGCGTCGTGGTCGCCGCAGAGGTCTATTCAGCGAACGAGGCCGACCCAGCGACGATGGCGCAAAGCCTCGAGCAGGCGCGCACGAATGTCGAGCAGGCCAAGAGCAGCGAGGAGCGCGATTCGGACGACGATCCGCCTCCGGAGGGCGGCAGCAGCGACGCGGAGCCCGAGCGCACCGTGATCGAGGTCGTGGCGGACAAGGGGTATCACAAGGCCGAGCTGCTTCTATCGTTGAAGGTGTCCGGCTATCGCACGTACGTCCCGGAGAGGATCCAGTCCGTCCGCAGATGGGTGGACAAGGGCTGGGATATGCAGCAAGCGTTTTACGGGAACCGAAACCGCGTGCGTCGTCCGAAGGGGCGCGCTCTTCAACGCAAACGTGGAGAGCTCATCGAACGAACATTCGCCCACGCATGCGAGACGGGCGGAATGAGGAGGGTGCGAGTGAGAGGCCGGGAGAACGTGAGAAAACGCTACCTGGCGCATATCGCCGCGCTCAATTTGGGGCTCGTGCTACGTCAAATACTCGGCGCAGGGACCCCGCGGGCCCTGGCCGCGGCCCGGAAGGGCTCCGCCCTTGCAGTTTTGGTGATATGGGCAGCCATGGTGGCCCTGGTACGGGGCACGCCGAGGCGGTTGGCACGATTTTCCCGGGCCACGTGGCGCGGGATGTACCCGCATCAAATGCAGGATGTTGGGGTCGCGATCGGGGGCGCGTAG
- a CDS encoding reverse transcriptase domain-containing protein, translated as MPSCFTRRSDGASPRSCSGEPVAGKPHGGFCEGDEPKGNQGPVPAHHAIDHGWLLRFVEHRIADRKTLRLVRKWLNAGVMEDGAWTESKAGTPQGATISPLLANIYLHYVLDLWIQQWRTRHATGDMIIVRYADDFLVGFQRHADAVRFLEELRERLRRFSLDLHPDKTRLISFGLFAAGRRKERGLGGKPETFNFLGFTHICGSTRNGKFLLMRRTMRERLRAKLRELKGELMRRRHLPVPDQGKWLGQVVRGYYAYHAVPTNICALQSFRTQVERHWHFALARRSQRGRPNWERMRKLSQRWLPAPKILHPWPIERFDVRTQGRSRVR; from the coding sequence ATCCCAAGCTGCTTCACCCGGCGGTCTGATGGAGCTTCGCCGCGATCGTGCTCTGGGGAGCCCGTTGCGGGAAAACCGCACGGCGGGTTCTGCGAGGGGGACGAGCCCAAGGGAAACCAAGGGCCCGTCCCTGCCCACCATGCCATCGACCACGGATGGCTACTCAGATTCGTCGAGCACAGGATTGCGGATAGGAAAACCCTGCGGCTCGTCCGCAAATGGCTGAACGCAGGCGTGATGGAGGACGGTGCGTGGACGGAGAGCAAGGCGGGAACGCCACAGGGGGCGACAATATCGCCGCTTCTGGCGAACATCTACTTGCACTACGTCCTCGACCTCTGGATCCAGCAGTGGAGAACGCGGCATGCGACCGGTGACATGATCATCGTGCGTTATGCCGACGATTTCCTCGTGGGCTTCCAGCGTCACGCTGATGCGGTGCGATTCCTCGAGGAGCTACGCGAGCGGTTGCGGCGCTTCTCGCTGGATCTGCATCCCGACAAGACGCGATTGATCTCCTTCGGGCTATTTGCGGCCGGCAGAAGAAAAGAGCGCGGCCTCGGGGGCAAGCCGGAGACCTTCAATTTCCTCGGCTTCACGCACATCTGCGGGAGTACGAGGAATGGCAAGTTTCTCCTCATGCGGCGAACGATGCGGGAGCGGCTGCGCGCCAAGCTCAGGGAGCTCAAGGGCGAGCTGATGCGAAGGCGTCACCTACCTGTCCCGGATCAGGGAAAGTGGCTGGGCCAGGTGGTACGCGGCTATTACGCGTATCACGCGGTCCCGACCAACATCTGCGCGCTGCAATCATTCCGAACCCAGGTCGAGCGACACTGGCACTTCGCGCTCGCGCGACGCAGCCAGCGAGGCCGGCCGAACTGGGAGAGGATGCGCAAGCTGTCGCAACGATGGCTCCCCGCACCGAAGATCCTGCACCCCTGGCCCATCGAACGCTTCGACGTCCGTACCCAAGGCAGGAGCCGAGTGCGTTAG
- the ltrA gene encoding group II intron reverse transcriptase/maturase encodes MTTGLSRIAEKAKADRKVRFTSLAHLLTPEFLLETWKQMNRRGAGGVDGETMQEFERDLEARIDGLHARLRAGQYRPPPVRRVEIPKGDGKTRPLGIPTVEDRLVQRAVARILSAIYEQDFLGCSYGFRPGRKPHQALRALRSHVVAGKVRHVYEADIRGYFNHINHDWLRKMVAHRIADPVILRLIGRWLRAGVMLDGIVVRVHEGSPQGGPISPVLANIYLHYVLDLWFERKFKAWCQGEAYLTRFADDFVVCFQYKRDAERLDRILTKRMGKFGLELAREKTRMLLFGRFARGQMAEYGKKPETFEFLGFKHVCGVDRNGKAAVVRIPSTKSCRKFLDRIYEWLRRHMHWRRRDQQRELASRLRGFYQYFALSHTLPKLFWVLGEVKRQWRRAIRRCGQRSRSHWAYLEAKSWFHLPHPKLLHPAV; translated from the coding sequence ATGACAACAGGACTGTCGCGCATCGCGGAGAAGGCAAAGGCCGATCGGAAGGTCCGCTTCACGTCACTGGCGCATCTGCTCACGCCCGAGTTTCTGCTCGAGACGTGGAAGCAAATGAATCGACGTGGCGCGGGCGGGGTGGATGGCGAGACGATGCAGGAGTTTGAACGCGATCTGGAAGCGAGGATCGATGGGCTCCACGCGCGGCTACGGGCGGGCCAATATCGGCCGCCTCCCGTGCGACGGGTGGAGATCCCCAAGGGCGACGGCAAGACGCGACCGCTCGGGATCCCGACGGTTGAAGACCGCCTCGTTCAGCGCGCCGTGGCGCGGATCCTCAGCGCGATCTACGAGCAGGACTTTCTGGGCTGTTCGTATGGATTTCGGCCCGGGCGCAAACCGCATCAGGCGCTGCGTGCGCTGCGAAGCCACGTCGTGGCGGGAAAGGTGCGGCACGTGTACGAGGCCGACATCCGCGGGTACTTCAACCACATCAATCACGACTGGCTGCGGAAGATGGTGGCCCACCGCATTGCCGACCCCGTGATCCTTCGCCTCATCGGGCGGTGGCTCCGGGCTGGCGTGATGCTGGATGGCATCGTCGTTCGCGTGCACGAAGGCTCCCCGCAAGGGGGGCCGATCAGCCCCGTGCTCGCGAATATCTACCTGCACTACGTGCTCGACCTCTGGTTCGAGAGGAAGTTCAAAGCGTGGTGTCAGGGGGAGGCGTACCTGACGAGGTTCGCCGACGATTTCGTCGTATGCTTCCAATACAAGCGAGACGCCGAACGCCTCGACCGCATCCTGACGAAGAGGATGGGGAAATTCGGGCTGGAGCTGGCCCGTGAGAAGACCCGGATGCTGCTCTTTGGGCGGTTTGCACGCGGACAGATGGCCGAATACGGCAAGAAGCCGGAGACCTTCGAGTTCCTCGGCTTCAAGCACGTATGCGGCGTCGACCGCAATGGCAAGGCCGCCGTCGTGCGTATTCCTAGCACGAAGAGCTGTCGCAAGTTTCTGGACCGAATATACGAATGGCTTCGGAGACACATGCACTGGCGGCGGCGTGACCAGCAACGCGAGCTCGCGTCACGGTTGCGCGGCTTCTACCAGTACTTTGCGCTGTCGCACACCCTGCCGAAGCTCTTCTGGGTCCTCGGCGAGGTGAAGCGGCAGTGGCGCCGGGCGATTCGACGGTGCGGACAGCGCAGTCGTTCGCACTGGGCATACCTCGAAGCAAAATCGTGGTTCCACCTTCCGCATCCCAAGCTGCTTCACCCGGCGGTCTGA
- a CDS encoding IS5 family transposase (programmed frameshift), producing MDLTDPQWALLEPLIPAPRVRADRRGRPWKDAREVLNGILWIMRTGARWADLPERYPPYQTCHRRFQHWSRDGTLERILYALAGDLRDRGQIDLSEAFIDGTFVSAKKGGRCVGKTKRGKGTKIMAIADGSGLPLAVCIESASPHEVTLVERTLDNCFLAQPPKRLIGDKAYDSDALDARLAAERGIELIAPNRSNRKRLTQDLRPLRRYKRRWKVERLFAWLQSFRRILVRYERHAENFLGFVHLGCVVLLLRRLLDSL from the exons GTGGACCTGACAGACCCTCAGTGGGCGCTACTCGAGCCGCTTATCCCTGCTCCGCGCGTGCGCGCCGATCGCCGCGGCAGGCCGTGGAAGGATGCACGCGAGGTACTCAACGGCATCCTATGGATCATGCGCACCGGCGCTCGATGGGCCGACTTGCCCGAGAGATATCCGCCCTACCAGACGTGCCATCGGCGATTCCAGCACTGGTCGAGGGACGGCACGCTCGAACGGATCCTGTATGCCTTGGCCGGGGACTTACGCGACCGAGGGCAGATCGACTTGAGTGAGGCGTTCATCGACGGCACGTTCGTGAGCGCCAAAAAGGGGG GGCGCTGCGTCGGAAAAACGAAGCGTGGCAAGGGGACCAAAATCATGGCCATTGCAGACGGCTCTGGTCTTCCTCTCGCCGTCTGCATCGAAAGTGCTTCGCCGCATGAAGTCACGCTCGTCGAACGAACCCTCGATAACTGCTTCCTTGCCCAGCCCCCCAAGCGCCTTATCGGCGACAAGGCCTACGACAGCGACGCGCTCGACGCGCGGCTCGCGGCGGAGCGGGGGATCGAGCTGATTGCGCCCAATCGATCGAATCGCAAGCGCCTTACCCAAGATCTCCGCCCTCTCCGTCGATACAAGCGCCGCTGGAAGGTAGAGCGCCTCTTCGCCTGGCTCCAAAGCTTCCGCCGCATCTTGGTACGGTACGAGCGCCACGCCGAAAATTTCCTCGGCTTCGTCCACCTCGGATGCGTCGTCCTGCTTCTCAGGAGGCTCCTGGACAGTTTATGA
- a CDS encoding reverse transcriptase domain-containing protein — MGEEIVRRETGWKMRMKEPYIEGVATHDDPESCVSARKGDGEAFDRGTGGLGIEPRNQLVRGAYAVISGGRQHEGERQRELLTGPARSETPRTPGIFQHGNREILSLPGEHGAPGRSRKANGRTLETHGEGKSDGLVVPKKLPNNVASAAAEVVEGRGPAKGNTDQQNAPRTQGRTSAPSALDRVRRAAKKDRSARFTALFHYVTVDRLRDAFQLLERKAAPGIDGVSWKQYGVDLEARLWDLHERLHRGAYRARPSRRVYIPKADGRQRPLGIAAVEDKIVQRTIVEVMNAIYEQDFLGFSYGFRPGRSQHQALDALYVGIHRKKVNYVLDADIRGFFGAPGQAWRFQRVKLPLRQGEEPPHRESSLALVEVTT, encoded by the coding sequence GTGGGCGAGGAGATAGTGCGCCGGGAGACCGGCTGGAAGATGAGGATGAAAGAGCCTTACATCGAAGGAGTAGCGACCCACGATGACCCCGAGTCATGCGTCAGCGCCCGTAAGGGCGACGGCGAAGCGTTCGACAGGGGCACGGGCGGGCTGGGTATTGAGCCGCGAAATCAGCTAGTTCGGGGCGCCTACGCCGTTATTTCAGGCGGAAGGCAACACGAGGGGGAGCGCCAACGCGAGCTCCTCACCGGCCCCGCGCGGTCGGAGACCCCACGCACGCCCGGAATCTTTCAGCACGGGAACCGGGAGATCCTCTCGCTGCCTGGGGAACATGGCGCCCCAGGCCGCTCCAGAAAGGCCAATGGCCGCACCCTGGAGACGCACGGCGAGGGGAAGTCGGACGGGCTCGTAGTACCGAAGAAGCTGCCGAACAACGTCGCATCAGCGGCCGCGGAGGTGGTGGAGGGAAGGGGCCCGGCCAAGGGGAACACGGACCAGCAAAACGCGCCCCGGACACAGGGCCGGACAAGCGCGCCAAGTGCGCTGGATCGTGTACGTCGAGCAGCAAAGAAGGATAGGAGTGCAAGGTTTACTGCGCTATTCCACTACGTGACCGTCGATCGCCTGCGTGACGCCTTCCAGCTCCTCGAGCGAAAGGCTGCGCCAGGAATCGATGGTGTCTCGTGGAAGCAGTATGGCGTGGATCTGGAGGCTCGCCTCTGGGACCTCCACGAACGACTGCATCGCGGAGCGTACCGGGCAAGGCCCTCGCGGAGGGTGTACATCCCCAAGGCTGACGGTCGACAACGACCGCTGGGGATCGCGGCGGTGGAGGATAAAATCGTCCAGCGTACGATCGTCGAGGTGATGAACGCCATCTACGAACAGGACTTCCTCGGCTTTTCCTATGGATTCAGGCCAGGGCGCAGCCAGCATCAAGCGCTGGACGCGCTCTATGTCGGGATTCACCGGAAGAAGGTGAACTACGTGCTCGACGCAGACATCCGTGGCTTCTTCGGTGCGCCAGGCCAAGCCTGGCGCTTCCAGCGGGTGAAACTCCCGCTCCGGCAAGGGGAAGAGCCGCCCCACCGGGAATCGAGCCTTGCGCTCGTGGAGGTGACGACATGA
- the tnpC gene encoding IS66 family transposase, producing MNFETENDPEILRQAALLLERENQRLAREIIKLTAELIALKGGDAEQMKLRIATLEQQIAQKNRLLFGERSERRANGESGEPPEPPKPPKKGHGPKAQLSLEIVEVEHKLDDADKVCKSCGGALEEWEGQFETSEEIDPVPRRFVVKKHKRQKYRCPCGGCIETAPGPEKLFEGARYSIDFAAEVAVDKYGDHAPLERQVRKMRREGLLVESQTLWDQAERAARLLAPGYESLFQYVLSRGVIGADETRWPLLGKNEPSRWHAWSVVAPDAVAYRILEGRSNEDGRKVLGGYKGVVMCDGYAVYKSLSKTEGFSLAHCWAHTRREFIKIESSYPAETKQVLDLIRGLYAVEAKCRPGPEGDAERIALRQAESRPLLELIQHWAETTPVVPRSSLDDAIKYMAGHWSGLTRFLSDPRIPLDNNYTERAERGVVVGRKNHYGSRSRRGTEVAAIFYSFVESAKLCGLDPKAYLRTAIRAAVRGERIPLPHEIAAQR from the coding sequence GTGAATTTCGAGACCGAGAACGACCCCGAAATCCTCCGGCAGGCAGCGCTGCTCCTGGAGCGCGAGAACCAGCGGCTCGCGAGGGAGATCATCAAGCTCACCGCGGAGCTCATCGCGCTGAAGGGCGGGGACGCCGAGCAGATGAAGCTGCGCATCGCGACGCTCGAACAGCAGATCGCTCAGAAGAATCGCCTGCTCTTCGGCGAAAGGTCGGAGCGACGCGCGAATGGCGAAAGTGGCGAGCCGCCCGAGCCGCCGAAGCCGCCGAAGAAGGGACACGGCCCGAAGGCGCAGCTTTCGTTGGAGATCGTGGAGGTCGAGCACAAGCTGGACGACGCCGACAAGGTTTGCAAATCGTGCGGCGGCGCGCTCGAGGAGTGGGAGGGGCAATTCGAGACCTCGGAGGAGATCGACCCCGTGCCGCGCCGCTTCGTGGTGAAGAAACACAAGCGCCAGAAGTATCGCTGCCCCTGTGGCGGATGCATCGAGACGGCGCCCGGGCCCGAGAAGCTCTTCGAGGGGGCGCGGTACTCGATTGATTTCGCCGCCGAGGTGGCCGTGGACAAGTACGGCGATCACGCTCCGCTGGAGCGCCAGGTGCGCAAGATGCGACGGGAGGGTTTGCTCGTGGAATCGCAGACGCTCTGGGACCAGGCTGAGCGTGCTGCGAGGCTGCTCGCGCCGGGATACGAATCGCTTTTCCAATACGTCCTCAGCCGAGGCGTCATCGGCGCGGACGAGACGCGATGGCCGCTCCTCGGCAAGAATGAGCCTTCGCGCTGGCACGCGTGGTCGGTGGTGGCGCCCGACGCGGTGGCCTATCGAATTCTGGAGGGCCGCTCGAACGAGGACGGGAGGAAGGTGCTTGGTGGCTACAAGGGCGTCGTGATGTGCGACGGCTACGCCGTGTACAAGTCGCTCTCGAAAACAGAGGGCTTCTCGCTCGCGCATTGCTGGGCACACACGAGGCGCGAATTCATCAAGATCGAGTCCTCGTATCCCGCGGAGACGAAGCAAGTGCTCGACTTGATCCGCGGCCTGTACGCCGTCGAGGCGAAGTGCAGGCCCGGCCCCGAGGGAGATGCCGAGCGGATCGCGCTGCGACAAGCGGAATCCAGGCCGCTGCTGGAGCTCATCCAGCATTGGGCGGAGACGACGCCGGTCGTGCCCAGGAGCAGCCTCGACGACGCGATCAAGTACATGGCCGGGCACTGGAGTGGGCTCACGCGATTCCTTTCGGATCCGCGAATTCCGCTCGACAACAACTACACCGAGAGAGCCGAGCGCGGCGTCGTGGTCGGACGCAAGAATCACTATGGGTCTCGGTCGCGGCGAGGGACCGAGGTCGCAGCGATTTTCTATTCTTTCGTGGAGAGCGCGAAGCTCTGCGGGCTCGATCCGAAGGCATACCTGCGTACGGCCATCAGGGCGGCGGTACGCGGGGAGCGAATTCCGCTGCCGCACGAGATAGCTGCTCAGCGATAG
- the tnpB gene encoding IS66 family insertion sequence element accessory protein TnpB (TnpB, as the term is used for proteins encoded by IS66 family insertion elements, is considered an accessory protein, since TnpC, encoded by a neighboring gene, is a DDE family transposase.): MIGSTRQVRVYVYRMPADMRKSFNTLAALVVQGLGRDVMSGDLFLFVGRTRKLAKLIYWDGTGLCLFSKRLAKGCFAAPWAQPGDRTLVLTTSELAILLEGSELALRVPLSPPPHAPTERVLRWG; this comes from the coding sequence GTGATCGGGTCGACGCGGCAGGTCCGGGTGTACGTCTACCGAATGCCCGCGGATATGAGGAAGTCGTTCAATACCCTGGCGGCGCTCGTCGTCCAGGGTCTCGGTCGCGACGTCATGTCCGGCGACCTCTTCCTCTTCGTCGGCCGGACGCGAAAGCTCGCCAAGCTGATCTACTGGGACGGGACAGGTCTTTGCCTCTTCTCGAAGCGCCTCGCGAAGGGCTGCTTCGCGGCGCCCTGGGCGCAGCCTGGCGACCGCACGCTCGTGCTCACCACCAGCGAGCTCGCGATTCTGCTCGAGGGGAGCGAGCTCGCCTTGCGCGTGCCCCTCTCGCCGCCGCCGCACGCCCCCACCGAGCGTGTCCTGCGCTGGGGCTGA